A window of the Natronomonas salina genome harbors these coding sequences:
- a CDS encoding TspO/MBR family protein, giving the protein MEYSQRPRSGSSLRDLVAAVVTVLAVNALGASPSVFIGSDTSWIDRPWLFPPTIVWTALFTLMGVALYLVGRRGLGRRDVKVALAAFAGQFTLNLAWTPVFFGLQRPGLGLLIIGALWVAIVGTIAAFDRVDRRAAALLVPYLAWVSFAALLNYAIYAGWS; this is encoded by the coding sequence ATGGAATACAGCCAGCGGCCGCGCTCCGGCTCCTCGCTCCGTGACCTGGTGGCGGCGGTTGTGACGGTCCTCGCTGTCAACGCCCTCGGTGCGAGCCCGTCGGTGTTCATCGGGTCCGACACCTCCTGGATCGACCGCCCGTGGCTGTTCCCGCCGACGATCGTCTGGACGGCGCTGTTCACGCTGATGGGCGTGGCACTGTACCTCGTCGGGCGGCGCGGACTCGGCCGCCGCGACGTCAAGGTCGCGCTGGCCGCCTTCGCCGGCCAGTTCACGCTGAACCTGGCGTGGACGCCGGTCTTCTTCGGCCTCCAGCGACCCGGGCTGGGCCTCCTCATCATCGGTGCGCTGTGGGTCGCGATCGTCGGGACGATCGCCGCCTTCGACCGCGTCGACCGTCGAGCCGCCGCGCTCCTCGTGCCGTACCTGGCGTGGGTGTCCTTCGCCGCCCTGCTGAACTACGCCATCTACGCCGGCTGGTCGTGA
- a CDS encoding DsbA family protein, which yields MDSEETITRRRALLAGGGTLAFGGGVAYYASGSDRSSEPATSDADYSPATFDTNNSSNATRESTEASSEETATEETAGEETETEDTPEETNDGTTGYGIDLAGRPVAGDPEAPVDVYYWTEYLCSFCKRFETETFPKLVDEYVDTGQVRLVVLGYPIMDDYSMPAIVWGRCVWRQVADSDPAAFWAWHRAVFDAQSTDGHDWADDETFAEITDRTEGVPLEAVEECRESRRDQLVQSIEADLEAGQEAGVEGTPGFVMYHRESGDVNTVAGAQPYENFAEAIDGLLEK from the coding sequence ATGGACTCCGAGGAAACCATCACGCGGCGGCGCGCGCTTCTGGCCGGCGGCGGGACGCTCGCGTTCGGCGGTGGCGTCGCGTACTACGCGTCGGGGTCGGACCGCTCGTCGGAGCCGGCCACCTCGGATGCCGATTACTCCCCCGCGACCTTCGACACCAACAACAGTTCGAACGCCACCCGAGAGAGCACCGAGGCGTCGAGCGAGGAGACGGCCACCGAAGAGACGGCCGGCGAGGAGACGGAGACCGAAGACACGCCGGAGGAGACCAACGACGGGACGACCGGCTACGGGATCGACCTCGCCGGCCGACCCGTCGCCGGGGACCCCGAGGCGCCGGTCGACGTCTACTACTGGACGGAGTACCTCTGCTCGTTCTGCAAGCGCTTCGAGACGGAGACGTTCCCGAAGCTCGTCGACGAGTACGTCGACACCGGCCAGGTCCGGCTCGTCGTCCTCGGCTATCCGATCATGGACGACTACTCGATGCCCGCGATCGTGTGGGGTCGCTGCGTCTGGCGGCAGGTCGCCGACTCCGACCCGGCGGCGTTCTGGGCCTGGCACCGCGCCGTCTTCGACGCCCAGTCGACGGACGGCCACGACTGGGCCGACGACGAGACCTTCGCCGAAATCACCGACCGGACCGAGGGCGTGCCGCTCGAGGCCGTCGAAGAGTGCCGGGAGTCCCGGCGGGACCAACTCGTGCAGTCCATCGAGGCGGACCTGGAGGCCGGCCAGGAGGCCGGCGTCGAGGGGACGCCCGGGTTCGTGATGTACCACCGCGAGAGCGGCGACGTGAATACGGTAGCCGGCGCCCAGCCCTACGAGAACTTCGCCGAGGCCATCGACGGCCTCTTGGAGAAATGA
- a CDS encoding response regulator, with the protein MSDIDILLVADDDDAVESLERAFDDGDSPGRLHVVDTGEAAVSWLRRDDGYEDAPTPDLLLVDLSAAGGTSALETVKTDARYRRLPVLAFADPESRSDLETAYDKHANACLHRPADADEYAEVVRSVTAFWALTAELPIAYDDEEALP; encoded by the coding sequence ATGAGCGATATCGACATCCTGCTGGTGGCGGACGACGACGACGCGGTGGAATCCCTCGAGCGGGCCTTCGACGACGGCGACTCGCCCGGGCGGTTGCACGTGGTCGACACCGGCGAGGCCGCCGTCTCGTGGCTCCGCCGCGACGACGGCTACGAGGACGCGCCGACGCCCGACCTGTTGCTGGTGGACCTGTCGGCGGCGGGCGGGACGTCGGCCCTGGAGACCGTCAAGACGGACGCCCGTTACCGACGGCTGCCGGTGCTCGCGTTCGCCGACCCCGAATCGCGGAGCGACCTCGAGACGGCCTACGACAAGCACGCCAACGCCTGTCTCCACAGACCGGCCGACGCCGACGAGTACGCCGAGGTCGTCCGGAGCGTCACGGCGTTCTGGGCGCTGACCGCGGAGCTGCCGATCGCGTACGACGACGAGGAAGCGCTGCCGTAG
- a CDS encoding ribonucleoside-diphosphate reductase: MAYEKPTEIDPESKPFQYYRTEVIRHWDPSAIDLEEDRQNLMEADLVHAPGALDGLKDPLARFGAGEQSVTEDLAPLATVLDDINDQMFITTQLYEESKHAEFFHRYWTEVINPVEEELGHEISSPYDDKWFGSDYVELFDRNEEAMHRLLEDDSPEALSNAYCHYHMTIEGMLAESGYYGLQSIFGRDKISPVTPELPGLDEGLNYIRGDEGRHVGFGALQLRQLTQDGPVDMADVEDTLAELLELVKGGLLNEDARDPEGYDASQEMDLDNIIDLTGYAEEQHEERLKQIQDASYEAGMKGSERPAAGSD; encoded by the coding sequence ATGGCGTACGAGAAACCCACGGAGATCGACCCCGAGAGCAAGCCCTTCCAGTACTACCGGACGGAGGTCATCCGACACTGGGACCCCAGCGCGATCGACCTCGAGGAGGACCGCCAGAACCTCATGGAGGCCGACCTCGTTCACGCGCCGGGGGCCCTCGACGGGCTGAAGGACCCGCTGGCCCGGTTCGGGGCGGGCGAGCAGTCCGTCACCGAGGACCTCGCGCCCCTGGCGACGGTCCTCGACGACATCAACGACCAGATGTTCATCACGACGCAGCTCTACGAGGAGTCCAAGCACGCAGAGTTCTTCCACCGCTACTGGACCGAGGTCATCAACCCCGTCGAGGAGGAGCTCGGCCACGAGATCTCCTCGCCGTACGACGACAAGTGGTTCGGGTCGGACTACGTCGAGCTGTTCGACCGTAACGAGGAGGCGATGCACCGCCTCCTGGAGGACGACTCCCCCGAGGCGCTCTCGAACGCCTACTGCCACTACCACATGACCATCGAGGGGATGCTCGCCGAGTCGGGCTACTACGGCCTGCAGTCCATCTTCGGTCGCGACAAGATCTCGCCGGTGACGCCGGAGCTGCCGGGCCTCGACGAGGGGCTGAACTACATCCGCGGCGACGAGGGCCGCCACGTCGGCTTCGGCGCCCTGCAGCTCCGCCAGCTGACCCAGGACGGCCCCGTCGACATGGCGGACGTCGAGGACACCCTCGCGGAGCTCCTCGAACTGGTCAAGGGCGGACTGCTCAACGAAGACGCCCGCGATCCGGAAGGCTACGACGCCAGCCAGGAGATGGACCTCGACAACATCATCGACCTCACGGGGTACGCCGAGGAGCAGCACGAGGAGCGGCTCAAGCAGATCCAGGACGCCAGCTACGAGGCCGGCATGAAGGGCAGCGAGCGGCCCGCGGCCGGCTCGGACTGA
- a CDS encoding magnesium transporter produces MDESLADAQQAIAASSTPGEEFQQLSPRRQRDVFFHLPETVRESLVADMDRDQLQRFVRRLDPDEVADVLGLVEEGTREAVLRRLDADRRERTEFLLEFSPESAAGLMHLDYVTVDVTRDLEAVAQRVQRHEDRTGRLPTVFVTDDERLLGELPGQTLAMTDEPDLDLGEHVVETPTVAADSSEEEVLDVFRANPESSVAVLEDDGSILGVIYAEDLLRLVDEAASETLYEFTGVQEEESVLDGPLSKVRYRYKWLIINLGTAFLAAGMVGVFEDTIQAFTLLAVYMPVVAGMGGNAGTQSMAVTVRGLAFGQISLATGGRAVANEVVAGAVNGAITGVLVAIIASVFNQSPLLGLVLGVSMVLNLIIAGFFGTTIPLVLDKVGKDPATSATIFITTATDVLGFFIFLGLAQSVL; encoded by the coding sequence ATGGACGAGTCGCTCGCCGACGCCCAGCAGGCGATCGCCGCCTCGTCGACCCCCGGCGAGGAGTTCCAGCAGCTGTCGCCGCGACGGCAGCGCGACGTGTTCTTCCACCTGCCCGAGACGGTCCGGGAGTCGCTGGTCGCCGACATGGACCGCGACCAGCTCCAGCGGTTCGTCCGCCGGCTCGACCCAGACGAGGTCGCGGACGTCCTCGGGCTCGTCGAGGAGGGGACGCGGGAGGCGGTCCTCAGGCGCCTCGACGCCGACCGCCGCGAGCGGACCGAGTTCCTCCTGGAGTTCAGCCCGGAGAGCGCGGCCGGGCTGATGCACCTCGACTACGTCACCGTGGACGTCACCCGCGACCTCGAGGCGGTCGCCCAGCGCGTCCAGCGCCACGAGGACCGGACCGGCCGGCTGCCGACCGTCTTCGTCACCGACGACGAGAGGCTGCTGGGCGAACTGCCCGGCCAGACGCTCGCGATGACCGACGAGCCCGACCTCGACCTCGGAGAGCACGTCGTCGAGACGCCGACGGTCGCCGCCGACAGCTCCGAAGAGGAGGTCCTCGACGTCTTCCGGGCGAACCCCGAGAGCTCCGTCGCCGTCCTGGAGGACGACGGCAGCATCCTCGGGGTCATCTACGCGGAGGACCTCCTGCGGCTGGTCGACGAGGCGGCCAGCGAGACCCTCTACGAGTTCACCGGCGTCCAGGAGGAGGAGAGCGTCCTCGACGGCCCCCTCTCGAAGGTCCGCTACCGCTACAAGTGGCTCATCATCAACCTCGGGACGGCGTTCCTCGCAGCCGGCATGGTCGGCGTCTTCGAGGACACCATCCAGGCGTTCACGCTGCTGGCCGTCTACATGCCGGTCGTCGCCGGCATGGGGGGCAACGCCGGCACGCAATCGATGGCGGTGACCGTCCGGGGGCTGGCGTTCGGCCAGATCTCGCTGGCGACCGGCGGCCGGGCCGTCGCCAACGAGGTCGTCGCCGGCGCCGTCAACGGCGCCATCACCGGCGTCCTCGTCGCCATCATCGCCTCGGTGTTCAATCAGAGCCCGCTGCTGGGGCTCGTCCTCGGCGTCTCGATGGTGTTGAACCTCATCATCGCGGGGTTCTTCGGGACGACCATCCCGCTGGTGCTCGACAAGGTCGGCAAGGACCCCGCGACCTCCGCGACCATCTTCATCACGACGGCGACGGACGTCCTCGGGTTCTTCATCTTCCTGGGGCTGGCCCAGTCGGTCCTCTAA
- a CDS encoding amphi-Trp domain-containing protein, with protein sequence MPEEVLFESENVQSREEIAVYLRRVAERLDGGDAVTLKAGSESVTMEPPARPTFEVKAEREGPADGPGELSIEFEIEWDETDGGGATDGSLQIE encoded by the coding sequence ATGCCCGAAGAAGTTCTGTTCGAGTCCGAGAACGTCCAGAGCCGCGAAGAGATCGCCGTCTACCTCCGGCGGGTCGCCGAGCGACTCGACGGCGGCGACGCAGTCACCCTGAAGGCGGGGAGCGAATCCGTGACGATGGAACCGCCCGCCCGCCCGACCTTCGAGGTCAAGGCAGAACGGGAGGGCCCGGCCGACGGTCCCGGCGAACTGAGCATCGAGTTCGAGATCGAGTGGGACGAGACGGACGGCGGCGGGGCCACGGACGGATCGCTCCAGATCGAGTGA
- a CDS encoding helix-turn-helix transcriptional regulator, whose protein sequence is MIGQLLAVVDLEFPPSLTADGETTTAPQSGADVDSAGKQVDDFLLLPPEERVLTLLEEYHGRMWQQDVVEETGYSEGRVSEVLSEMEADDQVTRYWKDGKKVVTLPEDRPEW, encoded by the coding sequence GTGATCGGACAGCTACTGGCCGTGGTCGATCTCGAGTTCCCGCCGTCGTTGACGGCCGACGGTGAAACCACGACCGCCCCGCAGAGCGGGGCTGACGTCGATTCTGCTGGGAAACAGGTCGACGACTTCCTGCTGCTGCCGCCCGAGGAACGCGTCCTCACGCTGCTCGAGGAGTACCACGGCCGGATGTGGCAGCAGGACGTCGTCGAGGAGACGGGCTACTCGGAGGGCCGGGTCAGCGAGGTCCTCTCCGAGATGGAAGCGGACGATCAGGTGACGCGATACTGGAAGGACGGCAAGAAAGTCGTCACCCTCCCTGAAGACAGACCGGAGTGGTAG
- a CDS encoding TrmB family transcriptional regulator produces MSQTRSRDEAVDSLEQLGLKEYEARCFVALTRLDTGTAKEVSDISSVPRTRVYDAIENLEETGLIFVQHGSPKRFRAVGIDEAVGTLRRQKDERIDTLETHLQSLEPPADDAEGALKQEVWSVSGSAPIQARTEDAIADADSEIVLLVVEEGLLTDEVVERLRAADERGVSIIVGGATAAIADTVRDAVPGVAVFESELDWLLGPETSDEVAISRLLLTDRERLLVGSFYPDEGRAHEEQAILANGLENGVVVVLRRLLESGFLPEA; encoded by the coding sequence GTGAGCCAGACTCGATCGAGGGACGAGGCGGTCGACTCCCTGGAACAGCTCGGGCTGAAGGAGTACGAGGCGCGGTGTTTCGTGGCGCTGACGCGGCTGGATACCGGGACGGCGAAGGAGGTCAGCGACATCTCGTCGGTGCCCCGGACGCGGGTGTACGACGCGATCGAGAACCTGGAGGAGACCGGGCTGATCTTCGTCCAGCACGGCAGTCCCAAGCGGTTCCGCGCGGTCGGTATCGACGAGGCCGTCGGGACCCTTCGCCGGCAAAAAGACGAACGGATCGATACCCTGGAGACACACCTGCAGAGCCTCGAACCGCCTGCCGACGACGCCGAGGGCGCCCTGAAGCAGGAGGTGTGGTCGGTGTCCGGGTCGGCACCCATCCAGGCTCGGACCGAGGACGCGATCGCGGACGCCGACTCCGAGATCGTCCTGCTGGTCGTCGAGGAAGGGCTCCTCACCGACGAGGTGGTCGAACGGCTACGGGCGGCCGACGAGCGAGGCGTCTCCATCATCGTCGGCGGGGCCACGGCGGCCATCGCGGACACCGTCCGCGACGCCGTCCCCGGCGTCGCGGTCTTCGAGAGCGAACTCGACTGGCTCCTGGGGCCGGAGACGAGCGACGAGGTGGCGATCAGTCGACTCCTGCTCACCGACCGCGAACGGTTGCTCGTGGGCTCGTTCTACCCCGACGAGGGGCGCGCCCACGAGGAGCAGGCCATCCTCGCGAACGGCCTGGAGAACGGCGTCGTCGTGGTACTCAGGCGACTCCTCGAGAGCGGCTTTCTGCCGGAGGCGTAA